The genomic window TACTTGAAGGAGAAATAAAAATAAATGACGACCAATCCGTAAAAAACAATCAATTGGTTCTTATGTCATATGACGGTGATGAATTCGACATCAGCAGTTCAAAAGATGCGACTGTTTTAATTTTATCGGCACTGCCTTTGGATGAACCTATTGCTGCGTACGGTCCATTTGTGATGAACACAAACGAGGAAATTATTCAAGCGGTGGAAGACTTTCGCAATGGCAGATTTGACATAACGCAAAAGAAATAATACAAGTAACTCTTTATAAAGAAAAACTGATAGAAATTAACTATTGATCGTAAAACAGATCTCCACAGTTCTTCCATCATTAGAAAAAACAAGTTGATCTGACAATTTTTGCATCAAGAATACACCTCGACCACCGCATCTGTCGAGATTCTCAGGGAGCGTAGGATCCGGAATAGCCTGGGGATCGAATCCGCTACCTTCGTCAGATACGCGGAACGTGATGAATTGAGGACCATAAACGGTCTTGAGATTCACAAATTTGTTTTCATCAGATTTATTACCGTGTATGATGGCATTATTGACAGCTTCGGTCAGTGTCACGAGTACATTCGGGTATATGCGTTTGTCCAGATGATACTCGTCAAAAATCCGATCCAAATATCCTTCGATCAGACAAATGTTAGCCGGCAATGATGCAATTCTAATCATTAACGGGATTTCAGACTTTGATAATAATCTTCGACCAACTTCTTGTAGAAGGGTTTCAGATCCGGAGATACTTGCTTGAACCATTCTGTTTCTGCTTGACGCTGTTTGATATATTCTTCGAGCTGTGGCGGAAATTTTCGATCAATATTCGTACCAGTTTCTGA from Saprospiraceae bacterium includes these protein-coding regions:
- a CDS encoding ATP-binding protein — encoded protein: MIRIASLPANICLIEGYLDRIFDEYHLDKRIYPNVLVTLTEAVNNAIIHGNKSDENKFVNLKTVYGPQFITFRVSDEGSGFDPQAIPDPTLPENLDRCGGRGVFLMQKLSDQLVFSNDGRTVEICFTINS